From Acipenser ruthenus chromosome 2, fAciRut3.2 maternal haplotype, whole genome shotgun sequence, a single genomic window includes:
- the LOC131697382 gene encoding uncharacterized protein LOC131697382 yields the protein MDPAALSAILEALDSRREAEERRREERYTALIERVGMGMTSAATGPVMVTPKARAQKMTAEDDPEAYLVAFEWLATTAAWPREYWASQLGPCLMGEAQAAYRAMTDEDAGQYELVKQAMLRRLNITGETHRVRFQEFQRPSNTRPRVVAQRLCDHMAQWLNPSQKTGIQMGEAIVMEQFCHVVGAETQAWIRRHNPTTLEQAVALAENFEDSLVSARTTLLDCTPPSSAKGPPQNLAPGPRPIKSPAPSGHPAPLPWRQRLAPSWGRMAPPAPLTYQQRDRYVPSSPSAPPICFRCQQSGHIARYCPAAMECDVAACHLASETGKKWGNGREGPCIVDVALGNVSTHALVDTGCEQTLIRTAFLGGMSKTRKERRKEKWEGASMRHGWGLAGEGSDGPKRQSKGVGTQCDWAGEVTGPSRAETALAPVDIPDVERGTSELDGIFPL from the exons atggACCCCGCTGCTTTATCGGCGATTCTGGAGGCGctggacagccggagggaggctgaggaacggaggagggaggagcggtaCACAGCCCTCATCGAAAGGGTTGGGATGGGAATGACGTCGGCGGCAACCGGCCCTGTGATGGTGACCCCGAAGGCCCGGGCTcagaagatgacggcggaggatgaccccgaaGCCTATCTCGTAGCCTTCGAatggctggctaccaccgcagcatggccccgggagtactgggcaagCCAACTTGGCCCCTGCTTGATGGGAGAAGCGCAAGCAGCataccgggccatgactgatgAAGACGCCGGCCAGTACGAGTTAGTGAAGCAGGCTATGCTCCGCCGCCTtaatatcacgggggagacccaCCGAGTCCGCTTCCAGGAGTTCCAGCGACCATCaaacacccggcccagggtggtggcccaaagattgtgcgaccacatggcgcaatggctgaaccccagccagaaaactgggatccagatgggggaagccattgtaatggaacaattttgccatgtggtcggggcgGAGACGCAAGCGTGGATACGCCGGCACAATCCCACCACTCTGGAACAGGCCGTGGCCCTGGCGGagaattttgaggactccctcgtGTCCGCCCGCACCACGTTGCTGGACTGCACCCCTCCCTCCTCTGCCAAAGGACCACCACAGAACCTCGCTCCCGGACCCCGACCCATCAAATCACCAGCCCCGTCGGGTCATCCAGCCCCCTTAccatggaggcagaggttggcccccagctggggtagaatggctCCCCCTGCCCCGCTGACATACCAACAGCGGGACAGATACGTACCATCCTCACCCTCTGCCCCTCCAATCTGTTTCAGGTGCCAGCAGTCGGGACACATCGCGAGATACTGCCCGGCCGCTATGGAATGCGAtgtggctgcgtgtcacctggcgtctgagactggtaagaaatggggaaatggtcgggagggcccgtgtattgttgatgtggcgcTGGGGAATGTgagtacccacgcattagtggacacagggtgtgagcaaactctgATTCGAACAGCTttccttggcggtatgtc GAAAACACGcaaggagagacggaaggaaaagtgggagGGCGCATCGATGAGACACGGCTGGGGACTGGCGGGGGAAGGttctgatggtcccaaacgccaaTCGAAGGGGGTGGGGACACAGTGTGACTGGGCGGgtgaggttactggaccctcgagggcAGAGACTGCTCTAGCCCCCGTCGATATCCCGGatgt tgagagaggtacCTCAGAGCTcgacgggattttccccctttga